A genomic segment from Aegilops tauschii subsp. strangulata cultivar AL8/78 chromosome 1, Aet v6.0, whole genome shotgun sequence encodes:
- the LOC109782502 gene encoding protein WHAT'S THIS FACTOR 1 homolog, chloroplastic, which translates to MEAKLLLLSFPSPPAAPHHPPPPKSLFLGASLPLHPLAAAPPPRIRPRLAVVAQAAAVKRRKEVPFDNVIQRDKKLKLVLKLRNILVSHPDRVMSLRDLGRFRRDLGLTRKRRLIALLKRFPGVFEIVEEGVYSLRFRLTPAAERLYLDELYLRNESEGLAVAKLRKLLMMSLDRRILIERIAHLKNDLGLPSNFHDTICLRYPQYFRVVRMDRGPALELTEWDPELAVSAAEMAEEENRAREAEERNLIIDRPLRFNRVKLPKGLKVSRGEARRIEKFREMPYISPYADFSHLTSGSPEKEKHACGVVHEILSLTLEKRTLVDHLTHFREEFRFSQSLRGMLIRHPDMFYVSLKGDRDSVFLREAYKNSQLIEKSHLVLLKEKMRALVAVPRFPRRGGPRTGEETEGPNGAAQGYNEGSDMEDDEDDDFSDMEDLIGELGGKSDNSGYRWGDGWVGESDGSPPDFGDGDDSSPQEVEVPKSKSNTTNDANDDSSVPVFPDGRQRERW; encoded by the coding sequence ATGGAGGCCAAGCTGCTGCTCCTCTCCTTCCCCTCCCCGCCGGCCgccccccaccacccgccgccccccAAATCCCTATTCCTCGGCGCCTCCCTCCCGCTCCACCCGctggccgccgccccgccgccgcgcatCCGCCCCCGGCTGGCCGTCGTGGCGCAGGCGGCCGCCGTGAAGCGCCGAAAGGAGGTGCCTTTCGACAACGTGATCCAGCGGGACAAGAAGCTGAAGCTGGTCCTCAAGCTGCGCAACATCCTCGTGTCCCACCCGGACCGGGTCATGAGCCTGCGGGACCTCGGCCGCTTCCGCCGCGACCTGGGGCTCACCCGCAAGCGCCGCCTCATCGCGCTCCTCAAGCGCTTCCCCGGCGTCTTCGAGATCGTGGAGGAGGGCGTCTACTCGCTCCGGTTCCGCCTCACCCCCGCCGCCGAGCGCCTCTACCTCGACGAGCTCTACCTCCGCAACGAGTCCGAGGGCCTCGCCGTCGCCAAGCTCCGCAAGCTGCTCATGATGTCGCTCGACCGCCGCATCCTCATCGAGCGGATCGCGCACCTCAAGAACGACCTCGGCCTGCCCTCCAACTTCCACGACACCATCTGCCTCAGGTACCCTCAATACTTCCGCGTCGTCAGGATGGACAGAGGGCCCGCGCTGGAGCTCACGGAATGGGACCCCGAGCTGGCCGTGTCCGCCGCCGAGATGGCAGAGGAGGAGAATCGGGCCAGGGAGGCCGAGGAGAGGAATCTTATCATCGACCGGCCTCTCAGGTTCAACCGGGTGAAGCTGCCCAAGGGGCTGAAGGTGTCGCGGGGAGAGGCGCGGAGGATCGAGAAATTCAGAGAAATGCCGTACATTTCGCCGTACGCCGACTTCTCGCACCTGACGTCGGGCTCCCCTGAGAAGGAGAAGCATGCCTGTGGGGTGGTTCATGAGATTCTAAGCCTGACACTTGAGAAGCGCACGCTGGTTGACCACCTGACTCATTTCCGGGAGGAGTTCCGGTTCTCGCAGTCTCTGAGGGGAATGCTCATTCGCCACCCTGACATGTTCTATGTGTCACTCAAGGGAGATAGGGACTCGGTGTTCCTCCGTGAGGCGTACAAGAACTCGCAGCTGATCGAGAAGAGCCATCTGGTGTTGCTTAAGGAGAAGATGAGGGCTCTTGTTGCGGTTCCACGCTTCCCTCGGCGTGGTGGGCCTAGGACTGGTGAGGAGACAGAGGGACCCAATGGCGCTGCGCAAGGGTATAATGAAGGAAGTGACATGGAAGATGACGAAGACGATGATTTTTCGGACATGGAAGATTTGATTGGGGAACTTGGTGGCAAATCTGACAACAGTGGCTACCGCTGGGGTGATGGCTGGGTTGGCGAGAGTGATGGCTCGCCACCGGACTTTGGAGATGGTGATGACTCAAGTCCACAAGAAGTCGAGGTACCAAAGTCAAAGAGTAATACAACCAACGATGCCAACGACGACTCGTCTGTTCCTGTATTTCCTGACGGCAGACAACGGGAACGGTGGTAA
- the LOC109782501 gene encoding uncharacterized protein, with amino-acid sequence MRREGRQRGWVRVYDRSLVDPEGRRRAVHVVDGPVVANGGFIRAPRKPTNQSKSGGLRALGRDALAQEEEQPQLHPPLGAGHSGYYCTTTCQSPFKFEAVPYQWEYDAFVPEEVQAPRPPPATRLGGRAACKGSRKFKHNEIKMYYLDAAEDVDGRLDYLYDFDS; translated from the coding sequence ATGCGGCGCGAGGGACGGCAGCGAGGGTGGGTGCGCGTGTACGACCGCTCCCTGGTCGACCCGGAGGGCAGGCGCCGCGCCGTGCACGTCGTGGACGGCCCGGTGGTGGCCAACGGCGGCTTCATCAGGGCGCCCCGGAAGCCGACGAACCAGTCCAAGTCCGGCGGCCTCCGCGCGCTCGGCAGGGACGCcctcgcgcaggaggaggagcAGCCGCAGCTCCATCCGCCGCTGGGCGCCGGGCACTCCGGGTACTACTGCACGACGACGTGCCAGTCGCCGTTCAAGTTCGAGGCCGTGCCGTATCAATGGGAGTACGACGCCTTCGTGCCCGAGGAGGTGCAGGCTCCTCGTCCGCCGCCGGCAACGCGTCTCGGGGGAAGGGCGGCGTGCAAGGGGAGCCGCAAGTTCAAGCACAACGAGATCAAGATGTACTACCTCGACGCGGCCGAGGATGTCGATGGGCGCCTCGATTATCTCTATGACTTCGATTCATGA
- the LOC141039180 gene encoding uncharacterized protein, whose translation MSSSSSTVSNPFAGPDVTLVRDLNIHERVPVKLDQNTASYSAWKRYFSLVFREYLLHGHVDGTVDSALMINDEEWMILDATIIRWFYLTISSDLFHTVVNDDNDSYAVWTKLNGLFTDNRLQRKVLLHGEFYGCQQLDSSIDDFCMRLKKLADELRDLGETIGDALLISTLTAGLNEDFGNAASNLTLIPEPTFAKVVAYLKLEERRMRMVRTRATHTALVAGTRGDQAPPPPRPTPPQPAAPAFPPAPAAPFPPPPAGG comes from the coding sequence atgagctcctcctcctccaccgtcTCGAACCCGTTCGCCGGTCCCGATGTCACCCTCGTCCGCGACCTCAACATCCATGAGCGTGTCCCGGTGAAGCTTGATCAAAACACCGCGTCCTACTCCGCTTGGAAGCGGTATTTTTCGCTCGTGTTCCGTGAGTACCTCCTGCACGGCCACGTGGACGGCACTGTGGACTCGGCGCTCATGATCAATGACGAGGAGTGGATGATCCTCGACGCCACCATCATCCGCTGGTTCTACCTCACCATCTCCAGCGACCTCTTCCACACCGTGGTGAATGACGACAACGACTCCTACGCGGTCTGGACCAAGCTCAAcggcctcttcaccgacaacCGGCTGCAGCGCAAGGTCCTTCTCCATGGTGAGTTTTATGGGTGCCAGCAACTTGACTCGTCCATCGATGATTTTTGCATGCGCCTCAAAAAGCTTGCCGATGAGCTCCGTGATCTCGGCGAGACGATCGGCGATGCGCTCCTCATCAGCACCCTCACCGCCGGCCTCAACGAGGATTTTGGGAATGCCGCCTCCAACCTCACCCTCATCCCGGAGCCTACCTTCGCTAAGGTGGTCGCGTACCTCAAGTTGGAGGAGCGCCGGATGCGGATGGTGCGGACTCGCGCGACCCACACCGCCCTTGTCGCCGGCACCCGCGGGGATCAAGCTCCGCCACCACCGCGCCCGACGCCGCCCCAGCCGGCGGCGCCCGCCTTCCCGCCCGCCCCGGCCGCTCCCTTCCCGCCCCCCCCAGCCGGCGGCTAA